Proteins encoded together in one Colius striatus isolate bColStr4 chromosome 3, bColStr4.1.hap1, whole genome shotgun sequence window:
- the LOC104560601 gene encoding LOW QUALITY PROTEIN: cytochrome P450 2W1-like (The sequence of the model RefSeq protein was modified relative to this genomic sequence to represent the inferred CDS: inserted 2 bases in 2 codons; substituted 2 bases at 2 genomic stop codons), with protein MAVFTPLLVCGVCTLLSSVALYVLQVFKRVALNLPPGPFPLPILGNLHLLDIRRQDKSLMKISEKYGPVFTVHLGFQKVVVLTGYEAVKDALLNTADVFMDRPAILIFCHIQHGNGVFFSSXELWRTMRRFTIATMRELGMGKHHGEESMLEELHFLVELIKSFKGESFQLXFFNMAPTNITFAILFGRRLDYEDPTFLTLLRLIDEVMHLLGSPFLHLFNFYPFLGFLLKPHKMILQKVEEVCVILKKCIEESKESIHENFLTSYIDALMFKQEEQMKRNTLFNDAHILASALDLLMAGTETTSTTLQWAILLLLKYPEIQKKVHAEIERVLGPGCXAYFGGRKKMPFSNAVIHEVQRFATLLPHIPQCTSADTHFKGYFIPKGTTVIPLLTSILLVKTQWETPEELNPNHFLDAEGNFIRKEAFLPFSTGRRNCIGESLATMELFIFFTGLMQXVTFKPPPGVKESELDMTAEAGFTMRSHPQCVCAVLRP; from the exons ATGGCTGTTTTCACACCTCTCCTCGTCTGTGGGGTGTGCACGTTGCTTTCATCAGTTGCACTCTACGTTTTACAAGTTTTTAAACGAGTGGCTTTAAATTTGCCTCCTGGTCCGTTTCCTCTTCCCATCCTTGGCAACCTGCACTTGCTGGACATCAGAAGGCAGGACAAGTCACTCATGAAG ATTTCAGAGAAATATGGCCCAGTGTTCACGGTCCATCTGGGGTTTCAGAAGGTGGTGGTGCTGACTGGCTACGAGGCAGTGAAGGATGCCCTTCTGAACACTGCGGATGTGTTTATGGACAGACCAGCTATACTCATATTCTGTCACATCCAGCATGGAAATG GtgtgttcttttcttcttgagAGCTCTGGAGGACAATGCGACGGTTCACCATAGCCACCATGCGGGAGCTCGGCATGGGGAAGCATCATGGGGAGGAAAGCATGCTTGAGGAGCTTCACTTTCTTGTTGAGTTGATCAAATCCTTCAAAG GTGAATCTTTCCAGTTATGATTTTTTAATATGGCTCCCACCAACATCACCTTTGCTATTCTCTTTGGGAGAAGGCTTGATTATGAAGACCCAACATTTCTCACTCTGTTAAGACTCATAGATGAAGTTATGCACCTTCTTGGCTCTCCGTTCCTGCAT ttatTTAATTTCTACCCCTTCCTTGGATTTCTCCTCAAACCCCACAAGATGATACTGCAAAAAGTAGAAGAGGTGTGTGTGATCTTAAAGAAGTGCATcgaggaaagcaaagaaagcattcatgAAAACTTCCTGACAAGCTACATTGATGCTCTGATGTTCAAACAAGAG gagcaaatgaaaagaaatacactttTTAATGATGCACATATATTGGCTTCTGCACTTGACCTTCTCATGGCTGGCACTGAGACAACATCCACCACGCTGCAATGggccatcctgctgctgctcaagtACCCTGAGATCCAAA AAAAGGTGCATGCAGAGATTGAGCGAGTTCTTGGACCTGGAT TTGCCTACTTTGGGGGCCGGAAAAAGATGCCATTCAGCAATGCAGTGATCCACGAGGTGCAAAGATTTGCCACTCTCCTGCCACACATTCCACAGTGCACCTCAGCTGACACCCACTTTAAAGGCTACTTCATCCCCAAG GGAACAACAGTGATTCCTCTGCTCACCTCCATCCTGCTGGTTAAAACACAATGGGAGACGCCAGAGGAGCTCAACCCCAACCATTTCCTTGATGCAGAAGGGAACTTTATAAGGAAGGAGGCATTCCTGCCCTTCTCCACAG GGCGCAGAAACTGCATTGGAGAGAGTCTTGCCACGATGGAGCTCTTCATCTTCTTCACAGGCTTGATGC AAGTTACTTTCAAACCTCCACCTGGAGTCAAAGAATCTGAACTGGACATGACTGCAGAGGCTGGATTCACCATGAGATCCCATCCACAATGTGTCTGTGCTGTGCTACGTCCATAA